GCCTTAGTTAGACCTTTGCTTGTTTAGTGGAGTTGAGGACTTTGGGTGTTGGTAGTAGGAAAGAAGTGGAACACAAAACAATAAGCACACAAAGGCAGAGTCTTCTGCTCTTCTGAGAGGGAGGCTTGTCCTCAATAATGTTGTCACCTGAGTAGACTGCCCTCTGTTTTTAATGAGGTCCATGGGATTTTCTGTGCTGTATGCAAGCCCTGAGCAGATCTAATGTCTTATGCTTTGTATATTCAGACTAGAACAGCAGAACAAATGGTTTCACCACATCCCAGAAGTGGACTGAAGTCTTGCAAGGGTTGTGGGCTTATCACACAACTGAAAGTGCCAGTCTGTCATCAAGGCCCTTTGGCTTACCTTGTGATAATGTTTTAGCTTCTGCTCCCCATCTAGAGAGGAGTTGGGGTTGAGTTTGGagccttttcttgctttttggctGCCTTTGTCTTCACTGTGCTTTTTTATTGTTCTGTTCCTTCATGGTTCCCAAAAGCCTGCCTTCACTTTCTTGTGTTACCTGACTTAATCATGGAGTAGAAATGGTGGATGCTTTTCATTTGGTATTGGGGCACTCACCATCAGTTTTTTGAAAATCACAGAGCTAAACATTCTAACTCTGtgaatggtatttttttcttattaccaTTTGCATCTTTTCAGAAAAAACTCAAAGGGCCTAGCATTCTGAGATAGAGTTTTAATATTCTGCCAGTACATATTGGGAAGTCTTCTCTGCTGTTCTTGTATTCCATAATGGCTGTACTGATTTACATACTCACCAACAGAGTGTAAACATTGCCTTTCCTCCACATCCTCCCCTACTataatcttttgtcttttttaatctTAACCATCTATCAGGCAAAAAGTGATAACTCATTAGagtgttgatttgcatttccctgatgatatGGTGATATTGAACATCTTTTGTATAGCTGCTGGctattgtatgttttcttttgaggagtctttttttcaggtcttttgctcatttttaaataGCATTTGTTTTCCTATTGAGTTGTTGGAGCTCATTATAATCTGGATTTACACAATGCTAATTCAATCAAATAAGTTTGcccaaaaggaagaaagtaagttAAATGGTATGGCTTAAAATATTACAAACTGTGTTTTGTATATGTTTCATTTTATATACAGTTCTCTATTGTATCACAGATTATTTATATGTTTGTCATTGAGTATTACACAGTTTTGTATACTCAAAACTATATCCTGTATAATATAGACAACCTTGACCAAAAATGACTTTAATTTATGCCTTAGAAGCTATAACTTTGCTGTAGATAGAACTAAATTCTATTTCTAACTTAAAGGAATAGTCAAGTGACCCTTcacatataattctttttttttccttttatcacaCAGGGAAGCATTTATTTGAGGTTTAACATGAAATTGTACAAATAAAACTTTGTATAAACAAATCCACATTGAGTCATAACACATAACAAaggacaaagtaaaaacaaagaaaactaactGGCAGCTATATAAAGTTGGACACAATTGTGTCTTATACACTAGAAAGTCTTTACAAAATAATCAGATCAACAGAAGACCAAATCTTCAATGTAGTCCTGTAAGATGGGTTTCTTTAGCATCTCCTGCTTTCTCTAATGTTCTCCTTTAGTATGGCTGGTAATTATTTTGGTGATTGCCACCTCCTCGGGATGCCTTGCCATAAGTGCTCTGTTGACCTCGGCCACGACCCCTAGTACCACCTCTTCCTCCAGCTGCGgcacctcttcctcctttctgttgttgctgttgctgcctATACACCTCCTTGGGTTGTGCAACTTTGATCTCACACTTCCCAGAACCAATTTGATGGTATCTGCTTTCTAACAACTTCTTTACTGGCTCCTCATCTGTATATGTgataaaacaaaaccctcttctctcatttgtttttgtatcCATGGGAAGTTCAATATTTTCGATCTCTCCAAAAGCtccaaaatattctttaatttgtTCTTCAGAAGTATCTGGGCTCAGTCCACCTACAAAAACCTTTTTAGGGGGTTCTTTGCCTTTTAAAGCTTTGGCCCTTTTAGGATCTATCAATTTGCCATCCAGTTTGTGTTCTTTCAGTTCCAAAACCTTATCAACACTAGCAGCATCTTTGAAAAGTACAAATCCAAATCCTCTTGATCTTCCAGTGACTGGATCTGTTTTAATTGTGCAGTCTACAACTTCCCCAAATCGAGACAAATACTCTGTCAGATCTTTCTTGCTCGTATCCCAGCTCAAGCCTCTAATAAACATTTTACCGTCATCCTGCTGATTCTTGTTCGCGCTGATTTTGGATCCCTCTGCGAATTCCTCTATGTTGCTATACTCGTTCATGTCCTCCATGGTGGCGGGATGGTCGGTCGAAGGGTGCTGGCGCGTAGTCCGGGTGGCGGTGGCGGAGCGTTGTATGGAGCTAGATTTAAAATGGCGGCGGAAGAGATTCACATATAATTCTTAATGGTATAAATATCTTCAGAAACACGTTGTTTGCCTGCTTGAACCTGATGACCCTCACTGTAACTATCAATTGAGACTCATCCATTCAATATTGAATTAATCctataggaaagaaataaagccaatattcaatgtacatgtgtgaaaatggaaccaggtaatgaCGAGAAGGGTGGGGTTGTGAGAGCGGAGGAGAAAGATGGTCAAGCTGCATTATActaataaattgacatgttgaattcaaaCATCTTTGTAtaactgaagataataaaaactaaagccattaaaaacactagagaagaaaaaggatGTTTGAGGAATTAGTCACATGATGTAGACACAACATAGGTGAGGTAGAAACTTCCTTGCATAATCCCTGTCTCTTAATTGTACAAGTTGGTCATGCATGTGACTAAAGATCAGTGCTGATTCTTGGATGCACATTGAATGCCTAATCATTGCCATTCCAGGATGATAACTTCCTTTTTGTGTATGTTATGAGAATTGAGCTTAAAGCCTTGAGGTTGTTATGTAGGGGCTTTACCAGTTCACTTGGTCataaagtgtgatttttttttgattactTTGCTGAATTGTTTGCTAGAATTTTGTTAAAGAGCTCCATGTCTGTGTTCATCAGTGAGATTATTCTATACttgtgcattgaatattatgattgtattctcccacccttcctttctccatttttctgccCCTTCTGAAAGGGGATTCTCCAAATAATAAACAAAGGTACATGCCCCAGATGCCCTTACCACAACAGTCTCTCTCCCTTGTGAGATTTTCAGTAGCTGGCTATTACATTTCAAAAGCAAATCATTTTAGAAACAAGGATATGAATGATCTCAGTTTAGTCCTGTGTATGCAGCTCAGTAAagatatctatttttatttctaatataatACTTGAATCATTGCAAATGACAATTTAGTCTTCCATTATTATACAACTGTCATGCTATTTGAAAATACTCTttcaagccagacaccagtggttcatatctgtaatcctagctattcagaagacaggGATCtatggatcactgttcaaagacagcctggaaagaaatgtctgtgagactcttatctccaagtaaccagcacaaGGCCAAAAgtgggagctgtgactcaagaggtagagcactaggcttgagtaaaTAGGTCAGGAAAAGCTCCAAGGTACTTAGtgtaagccctaagactggcactctctctctctctctctctctctctctctctctctctctctctctccctctctctctctctcataccagCAATAATAAGTGACATGTTTTGTCAAATTAGATTCATTACAAGTAGTCAAAGGTACCTTGTGATTAGAGGGGCAGCTTGGCTCCAATTACTCTGAACAAGTCATTCCGTCATCCTTGACCTAGAATATTTCATAATAAGTGGTTTGTACCCAAATGCTATTGTAGAGAACATTATAGAAATTCATTGTTGCTTTACTTAGACAAAAATTTCAAGGCCCTTACCAATACTAATAAATTCATTGTACAAAGAGCATGTATGAAAGGcagcattaagaaaaaatagtattcgattatttttaaatatttaaatttaaaactctATATAGTTTCAAGAAAATATGTGAAGTGCTTCAATAGGCATAGAGAGGgtaaagatttcttttcttctttcttcctttcttttgttttttttcttcttcccttccttcctttttctttctctttttcttcccttctctttctctctccctcctccccctccctcttttccttgtcttcttgccttgtttgtttgtttctttcttttttttttctttctttgccagtcctaggacttgagctcaggttCCTGGgtattgttgttcaaggctagtgctctatcacttaagccacaactccatttctcactttttgggtagctaattggagataagagactcattgactttcctgcccattacagatgtgagctacaggtgcctggctttcaaGGACATATCTAATATGTGAGTTCCAACGTAAATATCTATATTAGGAATCTTGTTCAAGTCCCTGTGCTATATAAACATCTACATTTCTTTCAACTACCAAGACATTGTCTGTACTTCATGTGGCACTCTTtactgtcttcttcttcttcttcttcttcttcttcttcttcttcttcttcttcttcttcttcttcttcttcttcttcttcttctttttctttttttttgctgattgcaagtcctgggccttgaactcagggcctgagcactgtccctggcttctttttgctcaaggctagcactctgccacttaagccacagcaccacttctggccattttctatatatatggtgctgaggaattgaacccagggcttcatgtatacgaggcaagcactcttgccactaggccatattcccagccctcctgtctACTTCTTTGTATGATTGCTTATGTAGTCATTGCTGCTTGGGGATGGGCTCCACATCTTAGCCATCCTTGTTCCTCCCTTCAcatagttcacacacacacacacatacacacgcgtaCTGTGAGATCATTTAAATGATGTATTTTACGGAAGACAAGGCTCACAGATTTTCTGTAAAGGTAAAATAATGGGAAATCTTAGGCTTAAAGGCTATGTAGTCTCTGTCTCAactcttcatctttctttcctattttaatgCAAAAATATCCCAAGACAATATGGAAATGATACGTTTAATGGTATTCCAATAAAACTATTTACAGGTTGGGTTTTCCTGAAGGGTTTACTGACCCTTGATGAAGAACATGCAGTCAATGGATCTTCTGACAAGATCTCTAtcaataattttagaaaatactGTAAGCccaaattttcttttccctctagTTATTGTGAACTGCTTCTCCCTGTTCCTTTTTTGCAATCCTTCTCCCACTGCATGCACATTTTGCAGGTGCTCCTTGACAGCTGGCTGTCTCATGCATTTCAAGCAGGGGTGGGTATAGCTGATTACAAACTGTGTATGTGAGTAGGTCCTGCCAATAGAGGTCTTTGCTATACATAATACCAAACAGAGCCATTTCTTCAGGGAATATGGCATAGAATCTTTAATGTTTTCTCTTGGGTTGAGCAGATTTCTCAGAGAAAAATTTTCTAAATTTCTTAATAAAAGTGTGAGTGTAGCTGTCAGAGTTCAGAGAagcaggggagggaagaggacaaGCTATTTCAGCATCTgttcactcattttttttcttttagtcctCTTAGATCCTAAGCCTATACCTGGAGTTCCACCAGGTCACAGCAGCTTCTGTCAGGTTCCCAGGAAGCTCTTCTTCCTCTCACAGGTTAGACTGCTGGTGGATTAGACACTTTCCATGTCTGCTCCTCCACATCTCTTAGTCTTGAATACACTTTAGGCCTGGTTTCTTTAGACATTAGACCATTAAATTTAAAAGCCATTCTCTTCCAGCCCAGATGCTTTTTCCCTCTTTTGCTGTGGTATTGTTTCTTTCTGAAGACAATGCCTATTACTGACTGAGAGAAGCGGCATAATTAAGCCAAGGAGGAAACTGTTGCTAAGTCTCAGAATGTGGTGACTTAGTCTTTGTCACTATTTACTTACTGGTTTAATCATGACACTATGCACTTTTCCTTGGTGTGACACCATTGCATAGCAAGGCACCAAACACAGAGCAGGTGTTTAATCAACATTTGTTGAATAACTGGAGAATGTGAAGCTGATAGACTTGTGACTGGAAAGACCTGGAGTTTAATAAGAACTGAGGCTGGAGAAGTACACCTTCATGTAGAATTCCCATCTTAAGAATTTAAGTATGTATAGTAAAATGTTGATGGTATCTAGTTACCTGTTTATTCAGGAACCCTTCACTGCAACCATTACTCAGACTTTCTGCTTCTGGTCATATGAATTCATTGTTTCTGTGATGCCTGGGCATTGAGAATCTAGACATCTGATCTAATACTATCAtgttttctgcttctttcttagATTGCTAATGAATCTATAGTTCCctatatgtttattttcttgtaGCATTGGGCATAAAAGATTACTGAGTCTATGAGAATGaagagaaataggaaataaaattattcttgtGAAATTTGGATTTATATTTATTCCTTCACAAATTTTCTAGTACAGTTTTAATTGATCAGCTTGTCTAGAACCTCTTATCACTTTTTACTTGGAATTATCTATATACTTAAATTTATTCAGTTTCTCTTCTATTATTGAAGATTATTTAATTCAGTTAGGTTTTAAGTATCAAATCCAATGATAACTTAGCAACCTAATTTGGGCACAATATCTATGGAGAATGTATCTccaaatttcttaaaataatgattGTGTCATTTCTTACCTGCACCAATTGAACACCTCTTACCAGACTTGTTGAAAGCTTTTGTAGCTGTCATTACCTCTAGAATGAAACTCCAAACTTCTTAGCAGGAACTGTGAAGCTACATGTGGTCTGTCTTCTTGTCACCTGTTCTAGTAAATGTCTCCCACACTTTTGAAGTAACAGGACTAGATCACTTCTGGGTTCCTGAAACCATTCTGCTGCTCTGAGCCCTGCATGCATTTGTCTGCAGACAATGGTCTGAAAGTTCCCTATATGTTTTAGACAACTCCAAGTAGACCCAATTTTGGGGGGTCAGGATGAGGCATTCAGGCTCAGCGTCTTTCTTCCTTGTTTGCTGAGTTTTGTTCCTCCTTCATCCTTAAGATGGCAATTAAGGTGCTACCTTGTGCTCATTTTCAGCAATAATGAAAACATTGGTGATTGTGTGCTGATGCTGCTTTCTTTGCAATGTAATGACTGAATGGTTCTAGAAAAATGGAGTAGAAAGCAATTAGgaatttttttggttttattttcttaaaacttgATATTTTATGTGGTAGATACATGAAATTCTATGTCCATATATCCAGATTAGGAAACAAAAAATCACAATATGATCTATAAATGAGGAATTATTTTAGCTAGAGGCAGCATTACTTGATAGCCATTCTAATCCAAAGAAATTATTATGATGGCTTAAAATGtaactacatttttttctgtgagaAAACTAGTAGATGTTAAAGTAAGAATAATTTCAGATTAGTGCTGAGATATATGGATAGTCAAAAACTTACA
The nucleotide sequence above comes from Perognathus longimembris pacificus isolate PPM17 chromosome 9, ASM2315922v1, whole genome shotgun sequence. Encoded proteins:
- the LOC125357557 gene encoding heterogeneous nuclear ribonucleoprotein D-like; translated protein: MTATKAFNKSGKRCSIGAELYVNLFRRHFKSSSIQRSATATRTTRQHPSTDHPATMEDMNEYSNIEEFAEGSKISANKNQQDDGKMFIRGLSWDTSKKDLTEYLSRFGEVVDCTIKTDPVTGRSRGFGFVLFKDAASVDKVLELKEHKLDGKLIDPKRAKALKGKEPPKKVFVGGLSPDTSEEQIKEYFGAFGEIENIELPMDTKTNERRGFCFITYTDEEPVKKLLESRYHQIGSGKCEIKVAQPKEVYRQQQQQQKGGRGAAAGGRGGTRGRGRGQQSTYGKASRGGGNHQNNYQPY